The proteins below are encoded in one region of Agelaius phoeniceus isolate bAgePho1 chromosome 35, bAgePho1.hap1, whole genome shotgun sequence:
- the CBX5 gene encoding chromobox protein homolog 5 isoform X1, with translation MRGTRPAAPARCGRFWRAERGAAAARSGGQTAADGPAPEPLPAQSGGCAMGRRSRRAADSSSSGEEEEYVVEKVLDRRVVRGQAEYLLKWKGFSEEHNTWEPEKNLDCPELISQFLRKDRRMRDMRDSEGTRPRERPEGAKRKGLPGEDGRAKKKRESNDIARGFERGLEPEKIIGATDSCGDLMFLMKWKDTDEADLVLAKEANLKCPQIVIAFYEERLTWHAYPEDSEPKERDPPRS, from the exons ATGCGCGGAACGCGGCCGGCGGCGCCTGCGCGCTGCGGGCGGTTTTGGCGGGCGGAGCGCGGAGCGGCGGCAGCTCGGAGCGGCGGCCAAACCGCGGCGGACGGGCCCGCGCCGGAGCCGCTCCCCGCGCAG agcgGTGGCTGCGCTATGGGCAGGAGGAGCCGGCGGGCAGCCGACAGCTCGTCCtcgggggaggaggaggagtatGTGGTGGAGAAGGTTCTGGACCGGCGCGTGGTGAGGGGCCAGGCCGAGTACCTGCTCAAGTGGAAGGGCTTCTCCGA GGAGCACAACACGTGGGAGCCCGAGAAGAACCTGGACTGCCCCGAGCTGATCTCGCAGTTCCTGCGCAAGGACCGCAGGATGAGGGACATGAGGGACAGCGAGGGGACGCGGCCCCGCGAGCGCCCCGAGGGCGCCAAGCGCAAGGGACTGCCCGGGGAGGACGGCAGGGCCAAGAAGAAGAGGGAG AGCAACGACATCGCCCGCGGCTTCGAGCGGGGGCTGGAGCCCGAGAAGATCATCGGGGCCACCGACTCCTGCGGGGACCTCATGTTCCTCATGAAGTG GAAGGACACAGACGAGGCTGACCTGGTGCTGGCCAAGGAGGCCAACCTCAAGTGTCCCCAGATTGTCATCGCGTTCTACGAGGAGCGGCTGACGTGGCACGCGTACCCCGAGGACAGCGAGCCCAAGGAGCGGGACCCCCCCCGCAGCTAA
- the CBX5 gene encoding chromobox protein homolog 5 isoform X2 yields the protein MGRRSRRAADSSSSGEEEEYVVEKVLDRRVVRGQAEYLLKWKGFSEEHNTWEPEKNLDCPELISQFLRKDRRMRDMRDSEGTRPRERPEGAKRKGLPGEDGRAKKKRESNDIARGFERGLEPEKIIGATDSCGDLMFLMKWKDTDEADLVLAKEANLKCPQIVIAFYEERLTWHAYPEDSEPKERDPPRS from the exons ATGGGCAGGAGGAGCCGGCGGGCAGCCGACAGCTCGTCCtcgggggaggaggaggagtatGTGGTGGAGAAGGTTCTGGACCGGCGCGTGGTGAGGGGCCAGGCCGAGTACCTGCTCAAGTGGAAGGGCTTCTCCGA GGAGCACAACACGTGGGAGCCCGAGAAGAACCTGGACTGCCCCGAGCTGATCTCGCAGTTCCTGCGCAAGGACCGCAGGATGAGGGACATGAGGGACAGCGAGGGGACGCGGCCCCGCGAGCGCCCCGAGGGCGCCAAGCGCAAGGGACTGCCCGGGGAGGACGGCAGGGCCAAGAAGAAGAGGGAG AGCAACGACATCGCCCGCGGCTTCGAGCGGGGGCTGGAGCCCGAGAAGATCATCGGGGCCACCGACTCCTGCGGGGACCTCATGTTCCTCATGAAGTG GAAGGACACAGACGAGGCTGACCTGGTGCTGGCCAAGGAGGCCAACCTCAAGTGTCCCCAGATTGTCATCGCGTTCTACGAGGAGCGGCTGACGTGGCACGCGTACCCCGAGGACAGCGAGCCCAAGGAGCGGGACCCCCCCCGCAGCTAA